The following are from one region of the Desulfovibrio sp. JC010 genome:
- a CDS encoding type III pantothenate kinase, translated as MSSETILLFDVGNTNTKIGFSTRDKIGPSFTLPTDPGGTADSWGLKLVEICRVAGFSNEDIIGGAVSSVVPPMNPILKRAVERFFPCELRFAPNSIPLALNNKYERPWEVGADRLVTAFAGRQLSDSENLIVVDFGTATTFDCVVGMDYMGGLICPGVLSSTKALASGTAKLPHISLEIESDTIRPGKSTADSLNQGLIFGFAAMVEGLSERLGKTLGGEVELIATGGFASKIAEVCRAIDRVEPTLLLDGLRMAWFGSEK; from the coding sequence TTGAGTTCGGAAACTATTTTACTTTTTGATGTGGGGAATACCAATACCAAAATCGGTTTTTCCACCCGTGATAAAATCGGTCCCTCGTTCACCCTGCCTACCGATCCTGGCGGCACTGCTGATTCATGGGGGCTGAAGCTGGTTGAAATCTGCCGGGTGGCCGGTTTCTCCAATGAGGACATCATCGGCGGGGCCGTGTCTTCGGTTGTTCCGCCCATGAACCCGATCCTTAAGCGGGCCGTGGAAAGGTTTTTCCCCTGCGAACTGCGTTTTGCCCCGAATTCCATCCCGCTGGCCCTGAACAACAAGTACGAAAGGCCGTGGGAGGTGGGGGCTGACAGGCTGGTTACCGCCTTTGCGGGCCGCCAGCTCAGTGACAGCGAGAACCTCATCGTGGTTGATTTCGGAACCGCCACCACCTTCGACTGTGTGGTGGGCATGGATTACATGGGCGGGCTGATCTGTCCCGGTGTGCTCTCTTCCACCAAGGCACTGGCATCCGGGACGGCCAAGCTGCCGCATATTTCTTTAGAGATCGAGTCCGACACCATCAGACCGGGCAAAAGTACCGCAGACAGCCTCAATCAGGGGCTTATCTTCGGGTTCGCGGCCATGGTTGAAGGCTTGAGCGAGCGACTGGGCAAGACTCTCGGCGGGGAGGTCGAGCTAATCGCCACCGGAGGTTTTGCCTCCAAAATTGCTGAAGTCTGCCGGGCAATCGACCGTGTGGAACCGACCCTTCTTCTGGACGGGTTGCGCATGGCTTGGTT
- a CDS encoding MerR family transcriptional regulator — protein sequence MPDKKLLSIAEISRLLEVPESTLHYWKNRFAQYLPSTGRNRQKRFKSEAVEIFKIIASMLKQGHTAEDVMAELSRKYPVNVAIDPQGPEVSAAAPAAPAQMQQANLEPAIQLAAAMGTEIAKSINEGLKGMLSCMPQGTISEDVKACMDKASADLNAQNESIEGLKSENNELKEKLSIMEAELVRLRKDRREMEKYLLDKLKTITK from the coding sequence GTGCCAGACAAAAAACTTCTCTCCATTGCGGAGATTTCACGCCTGCTGGAAGTCCCTGAATCAACCCTGCACTACTGGAAAAACCGTTTTGCCCAGTACCTGCCCAGCACAGGACGCAACAGGCAGAAAAGATTTAAATCTGAAGCAGTTGAAATTTTTAAAATTATCGCCTCCATGCTCAAACAGGGTCATACCGCCGAAGATGTCATGGCCGAACTTTCCCGCAAATATCCGGTCAACGTGGCCATTGATCCGCAGGGGCCGGAAGTGAGCGCGGCCGCGCCTGCCGCTCCCGCCCAAATGCAACAGGCCAACCTTGAACCTGCCATCCAGCTGGCCGCAGCCATGGGTACGGAAATAGCCAAGTCCATTAATGAAGGACTGAAAGGCATGTTATCCTGTATGCCGCAGGGAACAATATCCGAAGACGTAAAAGCCTGCATGGATAAAGCCAGCGCGGACCTGAATGCCCAGAATGAAAGCATTGAAGGCTTGAAAAGCGAGAATAACGAACTCAAAGAAAAGCTCTCCATCATGGAAGCGGAGCTGGTCCGACTGCGCAAAGACCGCCGCGAAATGGAAAAATACCTGCTTGACAAGCTGAAAACCATTACTAAATAA